The DNA window CGCGACCCGACCGTCGTCAGGGCGCGGTAGTTGCCGGTCCCCCAGCCGTCACCGACCTGCAGCGAGCCGACGACCAGGGCGGCGATCGGCAGCCCGACCAGCACCCCGACCAGCGCCGTCACGAGCAGGCTCGGCCAGTCTCGGCGCGAGACCCGGGGCGGCCGGGCCGTCGTCCGGGCGAGGCTCGGGTCGGCGACCGCCCGCAGCCGGCTGGTCACGAACAGCAGCGCGGTGATCGCCACCAGCTGCACGACCGAGAGCGCCGCCGCGGCCTGGAGGTCGAGGAGGTTGGTGGTGAGCAGGTAGATCTCGGTCTCGACCGACGAGTAGCGCAGCCCGCCGAGCGTGAGCACCACCCCGAACGCCGTCGCGCAGAAGAGGAACACGACGCTCGCCGCCGACACGATCGCCGGCCGCAGAGCGGGCAGGGTCACCGTGCGGAAGACGTACGCCGGTCCGGCGCCGAGCGCGGCCGCGGCCTCCGCCGGACGCGGGTCGAGCGACTCCCAGGCCGCACCGACGGCGCGGATCACGACCGCCACGTTGAAGAACGCCAGGCCGGCGACGATCGCCGCCGCCGACCCGTCGAGCCCCAGGAAGCCGAGCGGGCCGGCCTCACCGATCAGCTCGCGGAACGCGACCCCCACGACCACCGTGGGCAGCACGAACGGCACGAGCAGCACCGCCCGCAGGACGCCGCGGCCGGGGAAGCGCCGGCGGTGCAGCAGGTGCGCGGCGGGTACGCCGAGCAGCACCGCCACCGCCGTGCCCGCCGACGCCGACCAGACCGTGAACCAGATGACCCGCAGCGTCCGCGGCCGCGTCAGGACCTCGGCGACCGCTCCCGGGTCGAAGTGGCCGTCGACCCAGAACCCCTCCGAGAGCATCCCGCTGACCGGCAGCACGAAGAACACGCCGAGCACGGCCAGCGGCACCGCCGCCAGGCCGACCAGCGTGAGGATCCGTCTCATCGTGAGGTGAGGTCGCTCCACTCCCGCAGCCAGTCGTCGCGGTGCGCGGCGATGTCGGCGGGGTCCACCTGCCAGGGGTCGGTCGGCTGCTTCGCGTACGACGCCCAGTCGGCCGGCAGCTGCACCGATGGGTCGACCGGGAAGACGTACATGCTGTCGGGCAGCGCGGCCTGCACCTCCGGGCTGAGCAGGAAGTCGACGAGAGCCCGGGCGCCGTCAGGGTTGTCGGCACCCTTCAGCACCCCGGCGTACTCCACCTGGCGGAAGCAGGTGTCGAGCAGCGCGCTGGTCGTCGACGTCCCGTCGTCGCCGACCGTGAACGCCGGCGAGGAGTCGTAGGACAGCACGATCGGCCGGTCGCCCTTGCCGCCGCCCTGGGTGAAGTCGACCTCGTAGGCGTCCGACCACCCGGCGTCGAGCTTGGTGCCGTTGTCCATCAGCTTGGTCCAGTAGTCCGGCCAGTCGTCGCCGTACTTCGCGATCGTCGCGAGCAGGAAGGCCATCCCCGGCGAGCTGGTCGCGGCACCGGGGGCGACGAAGAGGTCGCGGTAGGCCGGCTTCACCAGGTCGTCGAGGCCGGTCGGCGGGGCGACGTCGTGCTCGGCGAACCAGGTGTCGTCGACGTTCACGCACACGCTCGCCTTGTCGACCGGCGTCAGCGCCTGGTCGTCGTCACCGGCGACCAGGAGCTGGTCGGCCCCCGCCGGCAGCTTCGCGGCGTACGGCGCGAACACCCCCTCGTCCAGGGCTCGCGACGCGAACGTGTTGTCGACGCCGAAGGCCACGTCGCCCAGCGGGTTGTCCTTGGTCAGCACCAGCTTGTTGGTCAGCGCGCCGGCGTCGCCCGACGCACGGGTCTCGAGCTGGTAGCCGGTGTCCTTCTCGAACTTCTTCTGCAGCTCCTCGGGCAGCACGAACGACTCGTGCGTGACCAGCACGACCCGCTTCGAGACGTGCCCGGAGGCCGTCCCCTCGCCGGGACCGTCGTCGTCACCGCCGATCGCCGAGCAGGCCGAGGCGGCCAGCACGATCGCCAGGACGGGCGCGAACACACGCAGAGATCTCACGGTGACTCCCTATCGCCGGTACTAACCGGATCAGGTTCGTAGGGTCTGCGGCTTCTCCGCACTCTCAGCACGCGTGGCGTGCTCCCCTGTCTTGTGGGTCGACCTTAGCCCCTCACGCTCGGCCTCACCGGGTCAGGGCGACCACGGCATCCAAGCGGGCGAGCTTGGCGGGGTTGCGGACGACGTACAGCCCGGTGACCAGCCCGCCCTCGACCACGAACGACACGATCGTGTCGAGCTCGCCGTCGATGACGATCCGCAGCGCCGGGGCGCCGTTGACGACCACGACGTCCGCCTCGGCCGGGCCGCCGGACACCCCGTCGAGGAAGCGCACGACCTTGTCGGCCCCGAGGATCGGCCGCAGGGCCGCCTTCTTGACCCCGCCGCCGTCGGTGATCAGCACGACGTCGGGGGCGAGCACGTCGAGGAGGCTCTGGATGTCACCGGTCGACGCGGCCACCATGAACAGCTGCAGCACCCGGTCGCGCTCCCGCGGTGTGGCCTCGGCGCGCGGCCGGCGTTCGGCGACGTGCGCCCGTGCCCTGCTGGCGATCTGGCGTACGGCGGCCGGCGTCTTGTCGACCGCCGCGGCGATCTCGTCGTACCCGAAGTCGAAGACGTCGCGCAGCACGAACACCGCCCTCTCGGTGGGCGCCAGGGTCTCGAGCACCGTCAGCATCGCGACCGACACGGAGTCGGCGAGCTCGACGTCCTCGGCCACGTCGGGGGTGGTCAGCAGCGGCTCGGGCAGCCACGGCCCGACGTACGACTCACGGCGCCGGGCGTTGGTGCGCATCCGGTTCAGGGCCAGCCGGGTGGTGATCCGGACCAGGTAGGCACGCTCGTCCCGCACCCCGGTCCGGTCCACGTCGACCCAGCGCAGCCAGGTCTCCTGCAGCACGTCCTCGGCGTCCGCGGCCGAGCCGAGCATCTCGTAGGCCACCGTGAAGAGCAGGTTGCGGTGGGCGACGAAGACCTCGGTGGCGTCCGGGGCGCTCATGCCTGCTCCATGACTCCGGACGGTACGGCGAGCGGCAGCCCGCAGACATCCGAATATCCCTGGCTCTGCAGACCCGCGGCCGAGTTGAAGCGCGACCGCATGTTCTCCAGGGCCACCATCTGCGTCAGCTCGACGACCGCGGGGGCGCCGAGCTGCTCGAGCAGGTGCGCCGTCATCTCGTCGGTGACCGTCAGCGGGGTGGTGCTCATCGCCTCGGCGTACGCGAGGACGTCGCGCTCGAGCGGCGTGAAGACGTCGGACTCGCGCCACCGCGGCACCTCGCGCACCTTGGCGAGGTCGAGGCCGTCGTGGTGGGCCATGAAGTAGCCGAAGTCCAGGCACCAGCTGCAGCCGATGACGCCGGCGCTGGCGAGCTGGGCGTAGGACTTGAGCGTCGGGTCGAGGGCGTCCCACTTGGCGACCTTGCCCTCGAAGCCGAAGATCGCCTTCAGCACCTTCGGCTGGTGGAAGTAGACGTAGGCGTTGTCGGGGATGGCGCCGAAGGTACGGCGGGCGTAGGCCGCCATCACCTTGCCGTAGAGGCCGGTGATCGGAGCCTTCGGGATGCGGAACGTGCTGGGCATGTCTCCTCCATGTCGTCCGATGTCGTGCTGCGGTCGTGCGTGTCGGCATGGAGACACCGCCCGGTCGGGGTCTGTGACATCTCTACGCTGTCTTCCATGCCGAGCCGACGCCACCAGCTGCTCGCCTGGGCGGTCCCACGCATCCGGAAGGCCAGCGAGCTCGAGTCACCGGAGATCGAGCGGGCCCGCCTCGCGGAGTGGCAGGCGGCGGCTCCGCGCACGCTCCCGACCCAGCTGGTCCGCGGCTTCGAGAAGCGGTTCGGCGTCGTCACCGAGATGCTCACCGGCCCCGCCGGCGACTTCGCGTCGTACGTCGTCACGCCGCGCGGCACCGACCCGCGCCGTACCGTCCTCTACCTGCACGGCGGCGGCTACGTCTCGGGCATCGACCCCAACCACGTCCGCTACGCGACCCGGCTGGCGGTCGCGCTCGGCGCCCGGGTCGTGCTGCCCGACTACCCGCTGGCCCCTGACCACAGCTGGCGCGACTCGCACGCGGTCGTCGCCGACCTCGCGACGCGCTGGGCACAAGACTCCGCCGACCTCGTCATCGCCGGGGACTCCGCAGGCGGCGGCTACGCCCTGGCGCTGGCGCTGACCCTCCGCGACCGAGGCGGCCCGCAGGCGTCGCGCCTGGTCCTGCACTCGCCGTGGGTCGACCTGACGACGAGCACACCCGAGACCGCCGACTTCTCCGCGCGCGACCCCTGGCTCAAGCTGAGCAAGCTCGAGGCGTACGCCGGGTGGTGGGCCGGGTCGCCCGACGACCTCGGCCGACCCGAGGTGAGCCCGGCGCTCGGCGACCTGCGCGGCCTCCCGCCGACGCTGATGTTCTGCGGCACCCGCGACACCCTGGCGCCCGGCTGCCGGATGCTCGAGCGCCGCGCGGCAGAGGCCGACTGGGACCTCACCTACATCGAGGTCGCCGACCTGATCCACGTCTACCCGTTGCTGCCGTTCGTCCCCGAGGCGCAGGACGCGTGGGCCCGCACGACGGAGTTCCTCCGATGATCGCCAGCGCCCTCGGCTTCGACGAGATCGACACCCGCACGCTCTACGAGATCTGCCGGCTCCGGCAGCAGGTGTTCGTGGTCGAGCAGGAGTGCCCCTACCCCGACCTCGACGGCCGCGACCTCGAGCAGGAGACCCGCCACATCCTCATGCACGACCAGGGTCGGCTGGTCGGCTACGCACGGGTGCTCGACGACCAGGTGGACGGAGAGCCCGTGTGGCGGATCGGCCGCGTCGTCGTCGCGCCGGACAAGCGCGGCGGCAAGGTCGGCGAGGGCGTGATGATCCGGGCCCGGATGACCTGCCCCGACCGCGACATCGTCCTTGACGCACAGTCGCAGCTCGTGCGCTGGTACGCCGGCATGAGCTTCGCCGTCGACGGACCGGAGTTCATCGAGGACGGGATCCCGCACACCCCGATGCGGTTCAGCCGCTGACGCCTCAGAGGCGGGCGAGGGAGGCCCGGAGCGGGTCGAGGCCCATCGAGCCGAGGTCCAGCGCGGCGCGGTGGAAGGCGCGGAGGTCGAAGTCGGCACCGTGCCGCGCCTGCGCGTCCGCCCGGGCCTCGAGCCAGATCCGCTCACCGACCTTGTACGACGGCGCCTGACCCGGCCAGCCGAGGTAGCGCAGCACCTCGAAGCGCAGCATCGCGTCGTCCATGCGTGAGTGGATCCGCATGAACTCGAAGACCAGGTCGGGCGTCCACCGCTCCCCCGGCCGCCAGCCGAACGGGTTGTCCTCCGGGACCCGGAGCTCGAGGTGCAGCCCGATGTCGACGATCACCCGGGCGGCCCGGAAGCCCTGCATGTCGAGCATCCCGATCCGGTTGCCGGGGTCCTCCAGGTAGCCGAGCTCGTCCATCAGCCGCTCGCTGTAGAGCGCCCAGCCCTCGCCGTGCCCGCTCACCCAGCAGAGCAGGCGCTGCCAGCGGTTGAGCGCCTCCGCGCGGTAGACCGTCTGGCCGACCTGGAGGTGATGGCCGGGCACGCCCTCGTGGTAGACCGTCGTGACCTCGCGCCAGGTGGTCAGCTGGGCGCTGTCGTCCGGCAGCGACCACCACATCCGGCCCGGCCGCGAGAAGTCCTCGCTCGGACCGGTGTAGTAGACGCCGCCGTCGTTGGTCGGGGCGAGGCAGCACTCGATCCGGCGGATCGGCTCGGGGATGTCGAAGTGCACGTCGGCCAGGTCGGCGATGGTCCGGTCGGCGAGCTGCTGCATCCAGTCGCGGAACTCCTCGCGGCTCCCGAGCCGGCGCGCCGGGTCGGCGTCGAGCGCGGCCACGGCGTCCTGGATGCTGCCGGCCGGGACGATCCGGTCGCTGGTCGCGACCATGTCGTCGGTGAGCCGCTTGAGCTCCTCCCAGCCCCACCGGTAGGTCTCCTCGAGGTCCACGCTCGCGCCGAGGAACTCCCGCGAGGCGAGCGCGTAGCGCTCCGGCCCGACCGCCTCCTTCTCGAGCCCGCGCGGGGCCAGGTCCGTCTCGAGCCAGCGCCCGAGGTCGGCGTACGCCGCGCTCGCGGCCCGCGCCTCGGCCGCCTCCGGGAGCAGACCCGTGAAGAAGTCGCCGCTCGCCCCCTCCTGGCCGGTCCAGCGCCGGATCTGGCCGGCCACCTCGGCGTACTGCCGCCGGGCGACGACCCGGCCCCGCGACGCCTCCTCGGCGAGCGTCGCGCGGTAGCCCTCCAGTGCGGCCGGGACGCCGGCCAGGCGGGCACGGACGTCCTCGCGGCCCTCGTCGGTCTCGACCGACATCAGGTCGAACGACTCCCGGATCGCGTGCGCCCAGCTGCTGATGACCGACAGCTCCGACCGGTCGTGGCCGGCGTCGGCGTTCTCGACCGTGAGCCCGACCCGCTCGAGGAACGCGTCACGCGCCACCGCCTGGCGCTCGTCGGCCGGAGCGGCCGCGGTCATCGAGGCGACCGCGCGGCGGGCCAGGTCGGCCCGGGCCTCGAAGCCGGCCGGCGACAGGTCGGGCAGCTCGTGGTCGTGGCCGGCGATGCCGGCGGCCGTGGCCGTGATCGGGTCGAGCGCCGCCACGTCCTCGACGTACTGGTCGGCGATGGCGTCCACGGTGCTCGGCGAGTTCACCCGGCTCAGCCTAGAGAGCGCGCGCCGGCGATGCCGAACTCATTCCACCGTCGGAAGGGACGGGTGCTCGGTGGGGTAGATGCCGACCGCGAACCCGTAGGTGGTCTCGCCGGACCTCGGCAGCCGTTCGAACTCGTCGACGAGGTGGGCGATCCGCTCCCAGAACTCACCCGCCTGGTCCTCCGAGATGCGGGCGTGCCGGATGAAGCCCCAGAGCCTGCCCTGCTCGAACGCCGCCGCCGACTCCTGGGCCGCGACCGCGAAGTCGTTGAAGTCGGTCGGCATCTCCTCGCCGGCCGAGGGCTCGGCGGCGACGTAGAACATGCGCGCAGTGCGTCCGTAGAACCGCTCCTCGATCGCCCGCACCTTCCGCGTGCGCACCACACGGAGCAGATCGGCCCTGGCGAGCACGTCCACGTGGTGCGCCACGGTGCTCTTGGGCCGCCCCACCGCGGTCGCGAGCTCGGTGACGGTCGCCGCCCGCTCGTGCAGGAGCTGCAGGATCGTGGTGCGCAGCGGGTGGCCGACGGCCCTGACCTGGGCGGGGCGCGTCAGCGCCATCCGATCGGCCAGCTCGTAGTCCGGGGGGTTGTCGACCATGGCACAACAGACTAGCGTCGCCGAACGTTCCACAAACTTGGATCAATGGACACGGAAAGGTGACTGACATGGCCGAGGTGCTGCTCTACCACCACATCCAGGGCCTGACCGACGGGGTCCGGGCCTTCGCCGACGACCTGCGCCGGGCGGGCCACACCGTGCACGCGCCCGACCTGTTCGACGGGCACACGTTCGACAGCATCGAGGAGGGCTTCGGCTACGCCCGCGAGGCCGGGCTCGACGCGATCCGGGAGCAGGGCGCCGCCGCGGCGGACGGGCTCGGCCCGGGGCTGGTGTACGCCGGGTTCTCCTTCGGCGTGACCATCGCCCAGCGGCTCGCCCAGACCCGGCCCGGCGCGCGCGGTGCGCTGCTCGTCTACTCCTGCCTCCCGATCTCGGAGTTCGGCGCCGCCTGGCCCGAGGGGGTGCCGGTCCAGATCCACGGCAAGGCCGACGACGAGTTCTTCGACGAGGACCTGCCGGCGGCCCGCGAGCTGGCCGGGTCGACGGTGGACGCCGAGCTGTTCCTCTACCCCGGGGACCAGCACCTCTTCGCCGACTCGTCGCTCGACGCGTACGACCCGGAGGCGGCCGCCCTCCTCATGGAGCGGGTGCACACCTTCCTGGCCTCCGTGTGACCGAGCGCGGCCCTACCTCGCGGCGAAGAGCACGCCGTCCGGGGTGTCCTCGCGGGTGGCGCGGCCCTGCGCGACGAGCAGTTCGAGGTGGGCCTTGGTCTCCATGGCGGCCATGCCCTGGCTGAACTCGTCGAGCTCGTCGTACGCCCGCTCGTGGCGGGTCCAGCCGAGGTGGTGCGCGACGGTGAAGCCGGTGGACGGCCCGTCGGCGAGGGCGGCCAGGCTGAGGTCCAGGCGCCGCTCGTGGAAGGCCAGCAGCTCGTCGACGCGCTGGTGCGAGGACGGCGCGACCGGGCCGTGGGCGGGCAGGACCGTGAGGTCGGGCAGGGAGCGGACCTTGGTCAGCGAGGCCATGAAGTCGCCGAGCGGGTCCGGCGTCGGCGGGACCGTGAAGCCGATCGACGGCGTGATCGTGGGCAGCACGTGGTCGCCGGCGAAGAGCAGCCCCGAGGCCTTCTCGGCGTAGACGTAGTGGCCCGGCGTGTGCCCCGGGGTGTGGACGGCATCGATGGTCCGGTCGCCGACCGAGATCTCGTGGTCGCCCTCGAGCCAGGTGTCCGGGAAGAGCCACATCGACATGTCGGGGCCCTCGCCGTCGCCCGCCGCCCAGAGCTCGGCGAGCTCGTGCGCCCCGGCCGTGCGGAGCACGTCGATGAACGGGTTGCGGTTGAGGTCGGGGTCGTTGAGCAGCTCGAGGGCCGGCTTCTCGCCGAGGCCGAGCGCGACGTCCGCGC is part of the Nocardioides conyzicola genome and encodes:
- a CDS encoding carboxymuconolactone decarboxylase family protein — its product is MPSTFRIPKAPITGLYGKVMAAYARRTFGAIPDNAYVYFHQPKVLKAIFGFEGKVAKWDALDPTLKSYAQLASAGVIGCSWCLDFGYFMAHHDGLDLAKVREVPRWRESDVFTPLERDVLAYAEAMSTTPLTVTDEMTAHLLEQLGAPAVVELTQMVALENMRSRFNSAAGLQSQGYSDVCGLPLAVPSGVMEQA
- a CDS encoding winged helix-turn-helix domain-containing protein yields the protein MVDNPPDYELADRMALTRPAQVRAVGHPLRTTILQLLHERAATVTELATAVGRPKSTVAHHVDVLARADLLRVVRTRKVRAIEERFYGRTARMFYVAAEPSAGEEMPTDFNDFAVAAQESAAAFEQGRLWGFIRHARISEDQAGEFWERIAHLVDEFERLPRSGETTYGFAVGIYPTEHPSLPTVE
- a CDS encoding GNAT family N-acetyltransferase, giving the protein MIASALGFDEIDTRTLYEICRLRQQVFVVEQECPYPDLDGRDLEQETRHILMHDQGRLVGYARVLDDQVDGEPVWRIGRVVVAPDKRGGKVGEGVMIRARMTCPDRDIVLDAQSQLVRWYAGMSFAVDGPEFIEDGIPHTPMRFSR
- a CDS encoding DUF885 domain-containing protein, with translation MNSPSTVDAIADQYVEDVAALDPITATAAGIAGHDHELPDLSPAGFEARADLARRAVASMTAAAPADERQAVARDAFLERVGLTVENADAGHDRSELSVISSWAHAIRESFDLMSVETDEGREDVRARLAGVPAALEGYRATLAEEASRGRVVARRQYAEVAGQIRRWTGQEGASGDFFTGLLPEAAEARAASAAYADLGRWLETDLAPRGLEKEAVGPERYALASREFLGASVDLEETYRWGWEELKRLTDDMVATSDRIVPAGSIQDAVAALDADPARRLGSREEFRDWMQQLADRTIADLADVHFDIPEPIRRIECCLAPTNDGGVYYTGPSEDFSRPGRMWWSLPDDSAQLTTWREVTTVYHEGVPGHHLQVGQTVYRAEALNRWQRLLCWVSGHGEGWALYSERLMDELGYLEDPGNRIGMLDMQGFRAARVIVDIGLHLELRVPEDNPFGWRPGERWTPDLVFEFMRIHSRMDDAMLRFEVLRYLGWPGQAPSYKVGERIWLEARADAQARHGADFDLRAFHRAALDLGSMGLDPLRASLARL
- a CDS encoding iron ABC transporter permease, whose amino-acid sequence is MRRILTLVGLAAVPLAVLGVFFVLPVSGMLSEGFWVDGHFDPGAVAEVLTRPRTLRVIWFTVWSASAGTAVAVLLGVPAAHLLHRRRFPGRGVLRAVLLVPFVLPTVVVGVAFRELIGEAGPLGFLGLDGSAAAIVAGLAFFNVAVVIRAVGAAWESLDPRPAEAAAALGAGPAYVFRTVTLPALRPAIVSAASVVFLFCATAFGVVLTLGGLRYSSVETEIYLLTTNLLDLQAAAALSVVQLVAITALLFVTSRLRAVADPSLARTTARPPRVSRRDWPSLLVTALVGVLVGLPIAALVVGSLQVGDGWGTGNYRALTTVGSRDALLVPVTDALVTSLRTAVDATWMSLSLGLAVAVIVTRRSHTRAERRTRGLVDGLFMLPLGVSAVTLGFGFLITLDRPPLDLRDSVLLVPIAQALVALPLVVRTLAPALAGVDDRQRQAAASLGAGPLRAFATVDLPVLWKPLVAAAGFAFAVSLGEFGATSFLARDEHPTMPIVIFHLIGHPGAMNYGMALAASVVLAATTAAVMLAVERLRVPSLGAF
- a CDS encoding dienelactone hydrolase family protein, which gives rise to MAEVLLYHHIQGLTDGVRAFADDLRRAGHTVHAPDLFDGHTFDSIEEGFGYAREAGLDAIREQGAAAADGLGPGLVYAGFSFGVTIAQRLAQTRPGARGALLVYSCLPISEFGAAWPEGVPVQIHGKADDEFFDEDLPAARELAGSTVDAELFLYPGDQHLFADSSLDAYDPEAAALLMERVHTFLASV
- a CDS encoding MBL fold metallo-hydrolase — its product is MTTSNTPTAYAVSPDSGEHWSKEGAWKVTEGIHRIPLPLPMDGLKAINVYVIETDDGLTLIDGGWSIEVARDLLERCLRDVGYGFGDIKRFLVTHVHRDHFTLATVLGHEYGADVALGLGEKPALELLNDPDLNRNPFIDVLRTAGAHELAELWAAGDGEGPDMSMWLFPDTWLEGDHEISVGDRTIDAVHTPGHTPGHYVYAEKASGLLFAGDHVLPTITPSIGFTVPPTPDPLGDFMASLTKVRSLPDLTVLPAHGPVAPSSHQRVDELLAFHERRLDLSLAALADGPSTGFTVAHHLGWTRHERAYDELDEFSQGMAAMETKAHLELLVAQGRATREDTPDGVLFAAR
- a CDS encoding RNA polymerase sigma-70 factor — translated: MSAPDATEVFVAHRNLLFTVAYEMLGSAADAEDVLQETWLRWVDVDRTGVRDERAYLVRITTRLALNRMRTNARRRESYVGPWLPEPLLTTPDVAEDVELADSVSVAMLTVLETLAPTERAVFVLRDVFDFGYDEIAAAVDKTPAAVRQIASRARAHVAERRPRAEATPRERDRVLQLFMVAASTGDIQSLLDVLAPDVVLITDGGGVKKAALRPILGADKVVRFLDGVSGGPAEADVVVVNGAPALRIVIDGELDTIVSFVVEGGLVTGLYVVRNPAKLARLDAVVALTR
- a CDS encoding thiamine ABC transporter substrate-binding protein, producing the protein MRSLRVFAPVLAIVLAASACSAIGGDDDGPGEGTASGHVSKRVVLVTHESFVLPEELQKKFEKDTGYQLETRASGDAGALTNKLVLTKDNPLGDVAFGVDNTFASRALDEGVFAPYAAKLPAGADQLLVAGDDDQALTPVDKASVCVNVDDTWFAEHDVAPPTGLDDLVKPAYRDLFVAPGAATSSPGMAFLLATIAKYGDDWPDYWTKLMDNGTKLDAGWSDAYEVDFTQGGGKGDRPIVLSYDSSPAFTVGDDGTSTTSALLDTCFRQVEYAGVLKGADNPDGARALVDFLLSPEVQAALPDSMYVFPVDPSVQLPADWASYAKQPTDPWQVDPADIAAHRDDWLREWSDLTSR
- a CDS encoding alpha/beta hydrolase is translated as MPSRRHQLLAWAVPRIRKASELESPEIERARLAEWQAAAPRTLPTQLVRGFEKRFGVVTEMLTGPAGDFASYVVTPRGTDPRRTVLYLHGGGYVSGIDPNHVRYATRLAVALGARVVLPDYPLAPDHSWRDSHAVVADLATRWAQDSADLVIAGDSAGGGYALALALTLRDRGGPQASRLVLHSPWVDLTTSTPETADFSARDPWLKLSKLEAYAGWWAGSPDDLGRPEVSPALGDLRGLPPTLMFCGTRDTLAPGCRMLERRAAEADWDLTYIEVADLIHVYPLLPFVPEAQDAWARTTEFLR